In Triticum urartu cultivar G1812 chromosome 6, Tu2.1, whole genome shotgun sequence, the following proteins share a genomic window:
- the LOC125515458 gene encoding actin-related protein 2/3 complex subunit 1B-like: MAAQAIHQFAECITCHAWSPDHSMIAFCPNTTEVHIYKFFTDKWEKLHVLAKHDQIVSGIDWSRSSNKIVTVSHDRNSYVWTQEGQDWVPTLVILKLNRAALCVQWSPKENKFAVGSGAKSVSICYYEQENNWWISKVIRKKHESSVTSIAWHPNNIHLATTSTDGKCRVFSTIIKGVDTRGPHAGASVDWKFGEQIAQLDLSPTWAFGVRWSPSGKTLAYAGHSSMIYFVDDVEGSPAAQNLALRDLPLRDILFVSEKMAIGVGFDCNPLIFAADETGLWSFVRYLDERKVTPSTSKASQLSEALGKLYGQSRQGSSSDTVEPSKPRGGAHENCITCIVPLRKGSESIVKRFSTSGLDGKIVVWDLENHITIPK, from the exons ATGGCCGCGCAGGCGATCCACCAGTTCGCCGAGTGCATCACCTGCCACGCCTGGAGCCCCGACCACTCCA TGATTGCCTTCTGTCCAAATACCACAGAAGTACACATTTATAAGTTTTTCACAGACAAGTGGGAGAAACTTCATGTTCTTGCAAAG CATGATCAGATAGTGTCTGGAATAGACTGGAGTAGATCTTCCAACAAAATTGTGACTGTTTCACATGATAGAAATTC ATATGTTTGGACACAAGAAGGACAAGATTGGGTACCTACGCTTGTTATTCTCAAACTAAACCGTGCAGCTCTATGTGTCCAGTGGAGTCCAAAAG AAAATAAGTTTGCTGTGGGAAGTGGTGCTAAGTCTGTATCCATTTGCTACTATGAACAAGAGAATAACTG GTGGATTAGCAAGGTTATTAGGAAGAAGCATGAATCTTCTGTTACTAGTATCGCGTGGCATCCAAACAAT ATACATCTTGCAACAACTTCTACTGATGGTAAATGCAGAGTGTTCTCCACTATCATCAAGGGTGTAGATACAAG GGGACCACACGCAGGTGCCTCAGTGGATTGGAAATTCGGAGAG CAAATTGCTCAACTTGATCTATCACCTACATGGGCATTTGGTGTAAGGTGGTCGCCAAGTGGAAAAACATTGGCCTATGCAG GGCATAGTTCCATGATTTATTTCGTTGATGACGTTGAAGGGTCTCCTGCTGCGCAAAATTTGGCACTGCGTGATCTGCCTCTCCGTGAT ATTCTTTTTGTTTCTGAAAAGATGGCGATTGGTGTTGGATTTGACTGCAATCCTTTGATCTTTGCTGCAGATGAGACTGGACTTTG GAGTTTTGTCAGATATTTGGATGAAAGGAAAGTTACTCCATCAACTTCAAAAGCCTCGCAG CTCTCAGAGGCCCTTGGAAAGTTGTACGGGCAATCGAGGCAAGGGTCGAGCAGCGACACTGTCGAACCATCGAAGCCTCGAGGcggcgctcatgagaactgcatAAC TTGCATCGTGCCGTTGAGAAAAGGGAGCGAGAGTATTGTCAAACGGTTCAGCACATCAG GGCTGGACGGCAAGATTGTGGTATGGGATCTGGAAAATCACATCACCATTCCAAAATAG
- the LOC125515457 gene encoding uncharacterized protein LOC125515457: MVGSKTHHHASSSLLPEELNLLQKARCSPDDGNGVVHNNNGGGGGRGALGQWKCRLLDSLRPRRPRCVVCLQVQHVTGMPPAAEGRGVVVGWRSKGGEGEHTAPARVSRGGAAAFDEVFLHYFTAGGSTLRSFTVWAVLVDEDSAPGGGDIGAFPVDLAEAAAAESSHPQFGGKALSFPLGGAAAGAVLTVSVYCRVMEQEEIHGANGNARERKNKGKSASYASCLPDLSCLRTRPSAAGAATGAPRRATSLRSERGGFITIENSVAEMEEEEGFITMEKGTVSSRSRRAALALEALAAEEEAEDEKPCLFMELSSSSGEASALEVEGVEEEFLAMLEDKYWAEMARSKEIEKGLSVSLDAGLDLGLDLDTLIRDAETELARAEQAWRSKVGAAIVEEEEYKELLRRWGSGAARDRDREHLATSNSGCSWGFGFGSPI; encoded by the exons aggacggggcgcGCTGGGGCAGTGGAAGTGCCGGCTGCTGGACTCCCTCCGGCCCCGGCGCCCGCGCTGCGTCGTGTGCCTCCAGGTGCAGCACGTGACGGGCATGCCCCCGGCCGCGGAGGGGCGCGGCGTGGTGGTCGGGTGGAGGAGCAAGGGCGGCGAGGGCGAGCACACGGCGCCTGCGCGGGTGTCACGCGGCGGCGCGGCCGCGTTCGACGAGGTGTTCCTGCACTACTTCACCGCCGGCGGCTCCACGCTGCGGAGCTTCACCGTGTGGGCGGTGCTCGTGGATGAGGACTCGGCTCCTGGGGGCGGGGACATCGGCGCGTTCCCGGTGGACCTCGCCGAGGCCGCCGCGGCCGAGAGCTCACACCCGCAGTTCGGCGGCAAGGCGCTCAGCTTCCCGCTGGGCGGGGCTGCCGCCGGCGCCGTGCTCACGGTGAGCGTCTACTGCAGAGTGATGGAGCAGGAGGAGATCCATGGCGCCAACG GCAATGCGCGGGAGAGGAAGAACAAGGGAAAGAGCGCGTCGTACGCGTCGTGCCTGCCGGACCTGAGCTGCCTCCGGACCCGGCCgtcggcggcgggggcggcgacgggggcgccGCGGCGGGCGACGTCGCTGCGGTCGGAGCGGGGCGGGTTCATCACGATCGAGAACTCGGTGGCggagatggaggaggaggaggggttcATCACGATGGAGAAGGGCACGGTGTCGTCGCGGTCGCGGCGGGCGGCGCTGGCGCTGGAGGCGCTGgccgcggaggaggaggcggaggacgAGAAGCCGTGCCTGTTCATGGAGCTGTCGTCGTCGTCCGGGGAGGCGTCGGCGCTGGAGGTGGAGGGGGTGGAGGAGGAGTTCCTGGCGATGCTGGAGGACAAGTACTGGGCGGAGATGGCGCGGAGCAAGGAGATCGAGAAGGGGCTGAGCGTGAGCCTGGACGCCGGGCTGGACCTGGGGCTGGACCTGGACACGCTGATCCGGGACGCGGAGACGGAGCTGGCCCGGGCGGAGCAGGCGTGGAGGAGCAAGGTCGGCGCCGCCATCGTCGAGGAGGAGGAGTACAAGGAGCTGCTCCGTCGGTGGGGCAGCGGCGCCGCCAGGGACCGGGACCGGGAGCACCTCGCCACCTCCAACTCCGGCTGCTCCTGGGGCTTCGGCTTCGGCAGCCCCATCTAG